From Vitis vinifera cultivar Pinot Noir 40024 chromosome 14, ASM3070453v1, a single genomic window includes:
- the LOC100266586 gene encoding protein AGENET DOMAIN (AGD)-CONTAINING P1 isoform X2 — protein MDYFKKGAEIEISSDEDGFRGAWFAGTVVKPPAKKKNKTLVVVEYKTIMADESGANPLRETMDVLQLRPPPPRERSRTFQISEEVDAYYNDGWWEGVITEAHENSRFAVFFRTSREQLEFSENDLRLHREWINGNWVPPLEEEKVKTEEKSAVDVSSVFSEGTLVEVSSDEDGFQGAWFAATIVKVIGKDKLMIEYKSLRTDDDTDFLREEVDALHIRPYPPETVVVDRFNLLEEVDALYNDGWWVGVISKVLSRSCYVVYFRSTNEEMKFDHSDLRLHQDWIDGKWVKASQALEL, from the exons GGAGATTGAGATTAGCAGCGACGAAGATGGCTTCCGAGGCGCCTGGTTTGCCGGAACGGTGGTCAAACCGCCggcaaagaagaaaaacaaaaccctagTGGTTGTCGAGTACAAAACCATAATGGCTGACGAATCTGGAGCGAATCCGCTGAGAGAGACCATGGATGTGTTGCAGTTGAGGCCCCCGCCGCCTCGAGAGCGCTCTAGAACCTTCCAGATCAGCGAGGAGGTCGACGCGTATTACAATGATGGGTGGTGGGAGGGTGTGATCACCGAAGCTCATGAAAATTCGCGGTTCGCAGTGTTCTTCAGGACTTCCCGGGAGCAGTTGGAGTTTTCTGAGAACGACTTGAGGCTTCATCGCGAATGGATTAATGGGAACTGGGTTCCGCCATTGGAAGAAGAG AAAGTTAAAACAGAAGAGAAGTCAGCAGTTGATGTTAGCAGTGTGTTTAGTGAAGGGACACTGGTTGAGGTCAGCAGTGATGAAGATGGTTTTCAGGGCGCCTGGTTTGCTGCAACTATTGTTAAAGTAATAGGGAAGGACAAACTCATGATTGAGTACAAAAGCCTAAGGACAGATGATGATACTGATTTTTTGAGAGAAGAGGTTGATGCTTTGCACATTAGGCCTTATCCTCCAGAAACTGTAGTGGTTGACCGTTTCAATCTGCTTGAAGAGGTCGATGCTTTGTACAATGATGGATGGTGGGTGGGCGTGATTTCCAAAGTTCTTAGTCGATCATGTTACGTAGTCTATTTCAGGAGCACCAATGAAGAAATGAAGTTTGACCACTCTGATTTAAGGCTTCATCAAGATTGGATTGATGGCAAATGGGTTAAGGCTTCCCAG GCTCTGGAGTTGTGA
- the LOC100266586 gene encoding protein AGENET DOMAIN (AGD)-CONTAINING P1 isoform X1: MVPRQKPLTPNSPMDYFKKGAEIEISSDEDGFRGAWFAGTVVKPPAKKKNKTLVVVEYKTIMADESGANPLRETMDVLQLRPPPPRERSRTFQISEEVDAYYNDGWWEGVITEAHENSRFAVFFRTSREQLEFSENDLRLHREWINGNWVPPLEEEKVKTEEKSAVDVSSVFSEGTLVEVSSDEDGFQGAWFAATIVKVIGKDKLMIEYKSLRTDDDTDFLREEVDALHIRPYPPETVVVDRFNLLEEVDALYNDGWWVGVISKVLSRSCYVVYFRSTNEEMKFDHSDLRLHQDWIDGKWVKASQALEL, from the exons GGAGATTGAGATTAGCAGCGACGAAGATGGCTTCCGAGGCGCCTGGTTTGCCGGAACGGTGGTCAAACCGCCggcaaagaagaaaaacaaaaccctagTGGTTGTCGAGTACAAAACCATAATGGCTGACGAATCTGGAGCGAATCCGCTGAGAGAGACCATGGATGTGTTGCAGTTGAGGCCCCCGCCGCCTCGAGAGCGCTCTAGAACCTTCCAGATCAGCGAGGAGGTCGACGCGTATTACAATGATGGGTGGTGGGAGGGTGTGATCACCGAAGCTCATGAAAATTCGCGGTTCGCAGTGTTCTTCAGGACTTCCCGGGAGCAGTTGGAGTTTTCTGAGAACGACTTGAGGCTTCATCGCGAATGGATTAATGGGAACTGGGTTCCGCCATTGGAAGAAGAG AAAGTTAAAACAGAAGAGAAGTCAGCAGTTGATGTTAGCAGTGTGTTTAGTGAAGGGACACTGGTTGAGGTCAGCAGTGATGAAGATGGTTTTCAGGGCGCCTGGTTTGCTGCAACTATTGTTAAAGTAATAGGGAAGGACAAACTCATGATTGAGTACAAAAGCCTAAGGACAGATGATGATACTGATTTTTTGAGAGAAGAGGTTGATGCTTTGCACATTAGGCCTTATCCTCCAGAAACTGTAGTGGTTGACCGTTTCAATCTGCTTGAAGAGGTCGATGCTTTGTACAATGATGGATGGTGGGTGGGCGTGATTTCCAAAGTTCTTAGTCGATCATGTTACGTAGTCTATTTCAGGAGCACCAATGAAGAAATGAAGTTTGACCACTCTGATTTAAGGCTTCATCAAGATTGGATTGATGGCAAATGGGTTAAGGCTTCCCAG GCTCTGGAGTTGTGA